Proteins from a single region of Harmonia axyridis chromosome 4, icHarAxyr1.1, whole genome shotgun sequence:
- the LOC123678963 gene encoding ATP synthase subunit s, mitochondrial-like, producing MSLFLKTTLKTVTSCKRHIFHFITLSFNQVDHERKKLVGPDRICAEWILKNGGAIRWLGDKEYITDYNLLPPERTKKFLEAMDATNSSISHQGFSHFLGCKNIREVILRNCTYIEDEAIKALEPLQNSLTHLVIEDCPNLTLDGLSFILKQKRLKRLILRDFLYIDQNELDKFIQKTSLEIPSCVIN from the coding sequence atgTCCTTATTTTTGAAGACTACACTCAAAACAGTTACCAGTTGCAAAAGACATATCTTTCACTTCATCACATTATCTTTCAATCAAGTAGATCACGAAAGAAAAAAACTCGTAGGACCGGATAGAATTTGTGCAGAATGGATTTTAAAAAACGGTGGTGCAATAAGATGGTTAGGTGATAAGGAGTACATCACAGATTATAATTTGCTACCACCTGAACGTACTAAGAAGTTCTTAGAGGCAATGGATGCTACCAATTCTTCCATAAGTCATCAGggtttttcacattttttaggATGCAAAAATATAAGAGAGGTCATTCTTAGGAACTGTACGTACATTGAAGATGAGGCAATTAAAGCATTAGAACCTTTACAAAATAGTCTGACTCATTTGGTGATCGAAGATTGTCCTAACTTGACACTTGATGGACTCTCATTCATACTGAAACAGAAGAGACTCAAACGGTTGATTTTGAGGGATTTTTTGTACATAGATCAAAACGAACTCGataaattcattcagaaaactAGTTTGGAAATACCATCTTGTGTaataaattga